In Lacerta agilis isolate rLacAgi1 chromosome 1, rLacAgi1.pri, whole genome shotgun sequence, the following proteins share a genomic window:
- the MAIP1 gene encoding LOW QUALITY PROTEIN: m-AAA protease-interacting protein 1, mitochondrial (The sequence of the model RefSeq protein was modified relative to this genomic sequence to represent the inferred CDS: inserted 3 bases in 3 codons) produces MTGGLRRGAMALPVGASRSRCPWVLRVPAAHQRRYFLLPAADQAKPGRAGFPRLPSPAGPPLRRRRPRLPVAPSRPCSGGPEPGGRRKAGVVVVGVPNPLMWLRTRLYFFLVRTYFDQEFSVHEFTEGAKQAFALVSRLISQCKYDLLEELVSKEMLQVLKEKIXSLSESHRRALAADVDEIMYTTAGDVGIYYDDSGRKFVSILMXFWYLTSADLPDETPDGTKXFQVVFGDETSQETKRLLTANYEFRREFTQGVKPDWTITRIEHPKLLE; encoded by the exons ATGACGGGAGGGCTGAGGCGGGGAGCGATGGCGCTGCCCGTGGGCGCCTCCCGCAGCCGCTGCCCGTGGGTGTTGCGGGTCCCCGCTGCCCACCAGCGCCGGTACTTCCTGCTCCCGGCGGCGGACCAGGCCAAGCCCGGCCGGGCCGGGTTCCCGCGGCTTCCCTCTCCCGCCGGGCCGCCGTTGCGGCGCCGGCGGCCCCGCTTGCCTGTGGCCCCCTCGCGCCCCTGTAGCGGCGGCCCCGAGCCAGGCGGGCGGCGGAAGGCCGGCGTGGTGGTGGTCGGGGTGCCCAACCCGCTCATGTGGCTCCGCACCCGCCTCTACTTCTTCCTCGTCCGCACCTACTTCGACCAGGAGTTCAGCGTCCACGAGTTCACGGAAGGGGCCAAGCAG GCTTTTGCTCTTGTTTCAAGGCTAATTTCTCAGTGTAAATATGATCTGCTGGAGGAGCTTGTATCAAAAGAG ATGCTGCAGGTGCTGAAGGAGAAGA TCTCACTCTCCGAAAGCCACAGACGTGCCCTAGCTGCTGACGTGGATGAAATAATGTACACAACAGCAGGAGATGTTGGCATTTACTATGACGACAGTG GAAGAAAGTTTGTTAGCATCCTGA CGTTCTGGTATCTGACGAGTGCTGACCTCCCTGATGAGACTCCAGATGGAACCA TATTCCAGGTCGTGTTTGGAGATGAAACTTCACAGGAAACGAAGCGTCTTTTAACAGCAAATTATGA aTTTCGAAGAGAATTTACACAAGGTGTGAAACCAGACTGGACAATTACAAGGATTGAACATCCAAAGCTATTAGAATGA